CCGCCACCCCGACGCCGTAGCTCGACACCTGCGTCATCCCGCGCTCGTACAGCAGCGTCCGGATCACCGCGTCCTGCGCCGACTCCACCCCCAGGAGCCCCGCCAGCAGCTGCATATCCATACATACATGTTCACCAACATGTCAGCCGGGCATGAGAACATGGATTAAGCATGGAGAGAGAGATGGGCAGGTGGCGAGTAGAGCGGTCATGCGCCAGGTGCACACGCTTATTACCTTCCTGGCCTGAGGGGTGAAGAGCTTGGGGTTGGCGCCGACGTAGCCGGTGAGGCCGACGTAGGGGATGATGTAGGAGGCGATGAGGAAGTTGACGCTGTTCTCGTAGGGGTTGAAGGGCGGGTCCAGCGTCGCGTTCAGCGCCTGCTCGATCACCTTGCCGAAGTTGGCCGCGCTGATGTCCAGCAGCGGCCGCGGGAAGCCCCTCACCGTCTGCTTGATCGCCCTTCGTTCACCAATTCATGCACATGAGAGATTGCTACTTCTCGGATTGTTACTGTCACATGAGAGATTCAGGAGAATTACCTGAGGTGCCCGACTTCCTGGTAGCAGAACTGGGTGGCGATGTCGCGGATGAAGGGGGTGAGGCTGGCGGACTGGCCGCCGATGGAGGGCGGTCCACCGCCGGTGAGGTTGGCGTCGATGGCGTCCAGGCCGTACCCGAGCGCGGACCAGCAGAAGAACTCCGTCTCCAGGTACTCGAGGTTCAGCGGGAACTCCAGCAGGTCCACGTCCGACTGCGGCAGCATCGACCCGGGGGCGCCGAAGAACCCGCGGTACGGCGGCCGCGCCCACTCCTTGTCCATGTCCTGCGCGCGCGCCAAGGCGCCGCACAGgagaaccgccgccgccgcggccacgacgAACGCCGGCGCACCCATCGTCGCCGGCCGGCTAGCTACTACCTACTGGTAAGATGCGATTGCTACTAGCTTTAGCCACTGCACGCACACGTCACGACACCCAGCACGATCGCGCTCAGCTAGCTGCACGTTTGTTGACTTGTGCGTTTGCGGAATTAATTGCTTCCGGAGATGGGGGTGATCGGTGCGAGTATAtataggcggcgcgcggggcgtgcgggacggcggcgacgggtggccGGTGACGCGGACGGGTAGGGGTGGCGCGCCAGGGGCGTGGCGCGCGGGGGAGGACGACGTGTAGTGTTTGTTTAAACGCGCTGGCgggttttggtttcttgcctCGGAGTTTGAGTGGTTGATTCACCTATTCAAACCGGGCAATGACGCTGCTCGTGCGTATGGGACGGATCTGCTGATGTTTTTCTTTGCGAGTTCACAGTTGTGACACGCAGAGATGGAAGAGAGAACAAGATTATCCTGGTTGGCGTGGCATTACATTTGTGGATGGAAATATGCGAGTGACGGAAGCGGAGCAAGTGAAGCACGCGACGTGCGCTCAAAAAGAAGGGTAGGAAGAGTGTAGCCAAACAAAGTATGATATACTCCCTACTTGCAAGAAAGAAAACAGCATCCTCCAGAGTCCAGAAACtaaagcaaaagaaaagaagaaaaacagcaCATCCTCACAAGGATCTCGTAAATGCATCAGCCCGAGAATGTATCGTCTCCTTCCGACGtgcatcgtcttcctcctcatgaTGTTGCAGTTCCATGCTCCCATGTGCCGCCCTCTTCGATTCGCACTGCGCCAGCTTCACCTCCGGCAGTTTAACCATTCATTTTGTATTCACATCTGATAATATTCATATTCGTTTCCAAATTCAAATTAAAATGTGGTAAATAGTAATATTCAAATTCCATTCTGTACGTATGCGATCCCAACTGACCAAGGACATGCAGCTTCTCAAGGCAGAAAACTGTTTGTTTTTATTTACACAAAAGAAGGTGAAGACGAATATCTTAGCTCTCTTCATATATACAACAGAACTGACCTCGATCATATATTTCAGCCGACAATGTAGTGACAGTCAGCGTAGCGAGACAATGTTACTGTGTTAATTAGGCGTTACAACGAGTCGCATGTTGGTAAGTTGACAGTGCACTATCGTCCACATTTCCCTGTGCAAGCGCGTTACAGTGATATAGTACAGGCCACCTCGTGATTCCCAAACCGTGTCGTTAAAGGCATATGTGATCATAGATGAGCGGTTGTCAGATGGCCGGCCACTGTAACGATGCGATGACCAGAGACCAGACAATGGTTGGTCTTGGTCAGGATCAGTAATTCACCGGGTAAAGGTAGTACGATGGTCGCTGTCTTGGTCAGGATCAGTAATTCACCGGGTAAAGAAGGCAGTACGATGGTCGATGCCAAATTGGCAATAGCGCTAGACTCCAAAGACTTGACTTCTTGTTCTAGTAGTGGCGGGATCCAGCACTGCAGAGAGACTCAACATGTGCACCAATGCACTGTGGCGTACATACTCCTACTTGCAAGAAATAAATAGCATCCCCtccaaaattaaaataaaaggcAACGAAAGATAAAACAGCAAACGATAAGGTCATCTATCTCTCGGGAATACAATGACAAGCGGGACTACGACACTAACTTTTAGTAGCATTGCCTCCTGAATGGCTTCAAGATTCGTGCTTGATTTAAATGTTATTCAGTTGTGCCACGCTACAGATCTAATTGTATGTTAGCATTATGTAAGCGTTGGTACCTATACCATATTTCACAAAGATAAATATACTAGTATCCACTTGATGAGGAAGAGTCCAGTTCTGTACCGCTcgtaccatttagtaccgaccAAAATACCCAGTACTAAATgcgtcatttagtaccggttggtaacacacgtaatatgcgcgtgcgcgatccgtgggattcaaacccacgacctcaagcctcacaTGAGGCTTCCCTactatctcacctacacagcacatgtgatggtattagatatgctttccttttgaagtactCCGTGGAGTACCATTTAGTATTGGTCAATTagaccaaccagtactaaatggtactccaTGAGATACTGGTGTTATTGCCCAATACTAAATAGTCTAGACCTTTTAGTACAGGGtcataacaccaaccggtactaaagtttgacatttagtaccgggtggtgttttgacctggtactaaaaagCCTCCAAGGACCGAAAATTTAGGCTCGGTACTAATTCGGCGCGTTAGTACCGGACCAAAAGCCGTCCAGTACTAACGTgttggacgaatgctcagttttcttgtAGTGGTCGGTGCTCACACTATGCACACACTTTACTACCTGTTGTAGTGGCAATTTTGGCCATAATTATATACTATGTGCTGCTTGAGGACTAACTTTTGCATATTATTAAACTATAGAAATTAAATATGCTATAATAAAAATACTATTGTTGAAAGGATCCACTCTCAGGTTACGGAGGATGGAAGAGGACAGTAAAAAAAGATTGGGTTTTATTGGGTCCTGATCCAACGCAAGCTCATACGCTAGGCCGATCAGAGCAGGTCAGCTTCGGGTGTTTTGATGCTAAAGGCCTCTGCATGGACTCCACAAGAATATTATCTAGGACTTCCATGACATCCACCTCAACGTAAGACGCCTATGTAATCAAATCTTCTCCTACCTATATATACATTGGGTACGGAGAAGGCGGAAGCTAGGTTTGAAACTCCGCGATGCAAAGCCAACGTTAGGTTAATGGTCAATGAGTGTAGGACTTCTAGAGGGGGAAAAACTATAGTTTATGGTTGATAATTTGCGTGCATAAATAAAGGACACAAACCACACATAACAAGCACTCTAGCTAGTCTCTAGTTGATTTTACAGAGATGAAAAATGTATGTGCATGAATTCATAAGGGGTAAGAGTAAATGTACGAGCCTgccaatttcaaaaaaaaaggaatggttTAAATGAAGTACACTATCCTGTTGACTATATAGTCTCTAGCCGAGAATTTGCAACTCAAATCCGGATGGTAGCaagattaagggggtgtttagcagcactccactccagaaaaatcagctccactccaccagctccacacttttccAGCTTCACTCTACCAACTctagaaaaatatgaagttgttgtacgtgtttggcagattgtagtgctccagctccataAACATGAGGACTTGGTGGGAATGGTCTATTTTGCCCATGGTGGATGGTTGGTTGTGCTTTAAGCAATCTGAAgtattttttattgtttttcccGCTGATACAATATGGTatagtgctcgagtactgttcactttaggaaaaaataaaacaagtcCAAAATTTAGCATGGCAAGATATAAAATAAGATATTCCATTGAATAATGTTCCAATGACTAAAATGCCCAACCAAATAATGTTCCACCGAATGAAAGGTCCCAACAAATAAGGTACAAAATCAACCATGCCATTACAaactagttccaagcaagagaaagTAAGGTGGCTAGCTCATCACGAAAGACATCCATATTTGGACGTTGAGTACGGAAGTTGACCCATCCGACGCCGCTTGTGAAACTGCATATTTGTTATATTTTTCTGGTATTGTAGGAACAAaattaggatcacgatcaaaccGAGCAAAGTCTccatcttcatctccatgttcacgaatgaaattgtgaaggaccatGGTGGCCACAATAATtatcttttgcttgtacatgGGATATGGTGGCATCTTATAAagaatttgccacttcatttttaataaTCCAAAAGATCGCTCAATCGCATTGCAAATAGATGAGTGAAAAGATTGAACCTTTTCATAGGATTCTTAGGTTCTGTACCTCTATGCCATTCCGTTATAtggtacctttcacccttgtaaggAGTGAGGTAGCCATGACGATTAGGATATCTTGCATCCACAACATAGTATTTGCCTATATtctattaaaaataatatgagttaTGGATTAATACTACTTGTTAAACACATACGTATGTTCAAATTAAACACATGTTACCTTGTGGAGGATGTGGGAAAAattcttcatccactctgaGTGCATTGTACAGCACACTTGTGTCATGCATAGCTCTAGGCTGTCCCGTGGAAACATAAGTGAAACTCATGTCAAAGTCACATACTGCTGCTAGAACATTTTGAGTGGCTATCCCAGTTTTTTCAATATATCTCACTTGCTCCTCAGGTGAGAAAGTGACACGAATATGACTGCCATCAAGTGTgccaatgcaatctttgaagTGTGGATATGCACATCTGTCATCTCTTATCCTTTTATGGACAATGGGGAAGTTGCGATTTTTGGGTCTAATGAAATCTTTTGCCATAGCCATCAAAGCATTAAGAACCTCATCAGATTTCCTGCTGATGGTTTCCCTGAAGGCTTGAATCTATTTTGAGGTCTCCTATTAGACTCATTTCCAGCACCTGTGTATAGTAACATAGCAAGCATCTCATATGTGCTCATAAGATTTTAGTCCATACCTCATCAACTATCTTGGTTACTTGCTCTTGAATAACTAGTGTTGTACCTATTCTTGGTTTCTTTAATGGTGAGTTTCTTTTGTTCGCCAAGAGAATGGTAGGAGAAGGAGAAATCTCTTGGGGCTCATATGTTTCATCCCCACCACCAGCATCATTGTCACAATCATCAGAAACATCATGAACCTCATTCACATAACCATTGTCAACATCCTCTTGAGATGGTAGCACGATGGGGTTAGAGCTCATAGGATTCCAATGATCTGATTGATCATTAGTGATGTCACCAAACATAATTTTCAAGTCCTCCTCATTTTGCGATGGTTTTTTCCTAAACTTACCGCATCTTGGAATATCCTGAAATTCATAAAGAAGGCAACCATTGTTAGTAAAATAATTAAATGATATCAAACTATTGAAGAACAGAAATAAAATAATCTCGGGACTCACCACCGTTGCCTTCTTCCACCACTCATCATCCATATCAATCACATCTCTACCTCCGTCTCATCCCATTCCTGTTTGCCTCCTTATTAATTGCTTCCAAGCTGCTAAATTGGGTTTCAACTTATCCCACTTGTTCTCCATTTGCCGCTTGGTTAAACAAATTGTTGTGAGGTTGAAAAATTCATCCTTGACCTCATCATAGCCTACTGAGTCAAAATGGGTGTTTGTCCTGTTCCCTTTCTTAACTTGTTTGGTAAACAATGAACATATGAGCGTCGTGTTTGCATCATTCCATTCAATTGAATCACCCTGACCAAGATATGACTGTAACATCTTTCAAGTATTTGCACTATTGTTTGTGTAACTCATGTTACCTAATCCAATCATTTCAACAAACAAATGCATCATGAATGAACCATAAACCTACTGCATGATAGTGAGAAAATGCATTACCGTGTCTTGAGCATTTTTTCTGCCTTCTTCTTGCCTTTGCCTTGTGTAGCACAAGCAGACACATCCTGGCCGCTGGCCTGGCTGACAAGGCCAGCCAGATCCTAGTCGCTGGGCTGGGAGCCAAGCCCGTCCAGATCCTGGCCACTGGCCTAGCTATCAAGGTCGGTGCCAAGGGGACCAAGGCCGCCTCCCTGACCACTACGCCTGCCGCCTTGGCCACCACGGCCACAGCCGCCCCTTGGCCCGCCCAACGTGCCACGGCCGGCGGCCAGGCCGCCAAGGCTGCCATGGCCTAGGGCGCCGCCAAGCCCTTCTTGTTGCGCGCTGAGGTCAAGGCCACCACAGCCGGCCACAGGAGCCGGCGAATTGAAGGGACTCCAGCCACTAGAAGATGCGGCGAGTAGTCTTTTGACGGCATGGGCGGAGGCCAAAATCGATCCGGttggagaagatgatgaagaattGCTGGATTAGGTGGACGAGGGTCGCCGCTGCCGTCCATTTTCGCTAGAGATTGGGCTAGCAGCGCCCAAACCAAGCGGCAGCGGTGCTAGGGTTCGCGGAAGGTGGGGGAAGGAGCGGCGGGatgagggggaggggggcgacGGGATGAGGCCAggtgtttttttcttttgttgaatcGAAACGGTAcgttgtgtaaccagtggcatggTGGTTAATTACCCCCCAACTCTACGAGGAGGTCTGAAACTAGGGTTTTTGGAGCACTCATTGAGGTACTCCAAGAAAAACATGGACCTAACCCCTGGCTCCATGTTTTTTCTGGAGCTAGAGTTTGTGGAGTTAGACGTGTTTGGCAGGAAATTTTGTGAAATTGATGAGATGGAGCAGTTTTTTGTGGAGTTGAGTGCTGTCAAACATCCCCAAATAACTTTTATGCCACCAAGCCACTAGCCTACTGTTTGATCTTATATGATTGAAGGTAAGCATGAAATGGATACGATAATCTTTATCCTCCTTTATAGTGCATTTTTTCTTATAGCAGCAACCATAGTGGTAGACCACTTTGGAGGCACTGCGTGGTTCTGCACTGAAAAAGAAGTTACTAAAAATTTTCGAGCCGGAAAGAAGTGGGCTGCTTGTGTTTATGTCCACACCGTCTCACACACTCACCGTCTCTACTGTATGGTGTGGAAATTTATGTGTCCCAGTCTCTCCCTGATTGTTCGTAAACGGCACTGTAGTGGCTTGGCCACTGTAATGGATCGATCGACCTGAGTCCGTGTAGATCCGCACATTGACAGTTTAGACGCAGGTGGGCGGCCAGAGATCATGGGTTGGTGTGACCGTGTGGGTTATTTTTGTTCCCAAATCCAGACGCAATCCTCGCCAAATATACGGCGCGTCCCACAAAAAGAGAGCCCAATTCGACAGTGCCAAAAGCGAGATAACGAACAGTGACATGCATGCTTGGAGAACGTGTGTGTGCGCTCTTCCTCCTTTTGGACGATGTAGTAGTGTGCTTTGATATTTATCGAGAAGAAGATTAGTATAGTAGCGTATCGTGCAAGTGAAAAGATACTACCATCACGTCACGTACGAGCCACTCAGTTCTGCGGCGACGCCATGGCGGCATGTCGCCATCTTCCATGGTAGCCCTCTTGGGAAATACAGCACGTGATTGATGGTGAAACAACGCTGATCCCAAACCACTTTATTTGGGCCCCCCTCCTACCAGCAGCAAAGACCAAAGAGAGATTGATTTGGTCCAGTACATTATTAATACAGTATAAACGAGCCTGATAACCATATGTGGGCTCAGGCCTTTAAGGAGGGCCGAGAAAAATTGGTCGTGCGTCAGGTCCTTCGATGAAATAGGTGGGCCGAACACTGAAATGTCCATGTTATCACGGGCCTAAAAATCTGCAAAGACTGATGGCCTGCCAGGCCCGAACCAAGCAGCCAGCAGCTGAACAGCCCACCATCTTTCGGTTATTTCTAAAACTTCCAACTGAACTGATGGATGCATAGCTGCTGCAAGTGAAATGGAACTAGAAATGagacacatgaaaaaaaaagctaCACTTGCTTGGAGTTGTAGGACATAATGCATTTGGAAGATAGTACTCTCCGTCTCTCCGTCACTTGGAGACTTGCTGGATACTCCATGGGTAATTCATTCTGCCCAACTAacagaacttttttttttcggatGGGTAACTTGCGTGCTCATTACGTGACAACCCCACCGCACCCGCGACCGATCACATTTTCTGCGCCCGGTCAGGAAATGGACGGGACCTTCCTATGTTTCTGCGTTGGGGTTGCGGGTAGCTTTAGCTTGTTTCCGTTCTACAGCTTCGAGCTCTCAGGAGCTGGACCCACTCTTGGAACTAACCTTCGGACAGTGGGCAGGGCCCGCTCATCAAAGTCCGCGTCGAAATATCTTGCGCGCGTTCGATCCGATCCGACCAACGGCAAAGATGGCTGCGGGTTTCCGCGACAGGGACCGAGAGGAGATGCGAGCTGAACCGGGAACGTGACCAGAGCGACCACTGACCGGTTACCGCGCGTgatggggtgtttggttcgtgcgactaaagtttagtcactGTCACGTTGAATAAATGTTtatatattaattagaagtattaaatataggttaattataaaaataattgtataaatgaaggttaattcgtgagatgaatctattaaatccaattagtccatgatttgatcatgtgatgctacagtaaatatgtgctgatcatgaattaattaggcttaatagatttgttccacgacttatgcaattacTACGTTTAGTCCTTTTAATTGGTATAAAAACATCCGACGTGATGGAACTAGTCCATGTATCAAACACTCGGCACGTCGCACGAGATACCCCGATCGGATCGCgcatcgccgtcggcggcggtgtAGCTCGCTCGTTTCGTCGGAGTCGTCGATGTGGGGGCAGAGGAGGGGATTGCGCCGTCACTTTCCACGATTCGCACGTACGTACGCGTGGCCCCAGTGCAGCCGGAGCCGCAGTTTTTCGTCTGCTTGGGGTGTCCCCGGATTAACCGATCCGCGATCACCAGAAACTGTAAGCATA
This portion of the Setaria viridis chromosome 7, Setaria_viridis_v4.0, whole genome shotgun sequence genome encodes:
- the LOC117863040 gene encoding desiccation-related protein PCC13-62 yields the protein MGAPAFVVAAAAAVLLCGALARAQDMDKEWARPPYRGFFGAPGSMLPQSDVDLLEFPLNLEYLETEFFCWSALGYGLDAIDANLTGGGPPSIGGQSASLTPFIRDIATQFCYQEVGHLRAIKQTVRGFPRPLLDISAANFGKVIEQALNATLDPPFNPYENSVNFLIASYIIPYVGLTGYVGANPKLFTPQARKLLAGLLGVESAQDAVIRTLLYERGMTQVSSYGVGVAEVTAHISDLRNDLGRRGVKDEGLVVAPGQGPEGLTVGNVIAGDHLSLAYDRTPEEILGIVYGTGNPAQHGGFFPQGADGRIARGLLAV